aatgtttcattttctttttatacatttaattattgaCAGAATCGTATCATTCTTTGAGAATATTAAATTCCCCTTAGAAACAGTGCACTTAAATCAATTTACAGTCCAAAATTCCagtatttctttgtaaatatcaaCACCTAAGTTGTTTGAATCTTTTTGAAGAATATCTTGTATCCGCTGTCTGTGATCATCGCCTATTTCCATGGTAGCTGGAACTTCAACTGATTCCTGGTGGAATAACACTGTCTCTGGGTTGTAGTCTATACCATAAACATCTGTATCGACCTGCAATACCAGACAAGATAGAGAACAGTCAGTTATATGTGCCGTATATATGGACATGtatgaacaaacaattatatggTATGTACAAACAAGATACTATCTTCAATGTTGCTTTTTTTTCAGGGCTCATGTGCGTATGAACGACATATGACTTTCAGCAAAAGCATGATGCGTGCTGTAACAGATTGGGCACAAAATGAAAGCTTTGAGCTTTAATATCTTACATGTAGGAATTTTAAACTTACAAGTAAAGATGAAACACATGAAGTTTggaaataatatctttaaaacagaGCCTGGATTATATTATTGACTAAAGCTGAAGACTTACAATATTCAAAGCGCTATCTCCAAAACTATTCCAGATTTCAATTTTAGAAATAGTAGATGAGAAGTGGTATTATAAGAAACCACCATCAATTGGTATAATTGTATTTCCGAAATAAGACCCCTTTTATCTAACAGtcataaattataacaaacccTTTATTACGTTATGGGCATTCTTAGACCAAAAATATAGTGCTATAAAGGAGTTACAGTGCAccacaaagaaaaaaatcaaaactttaaCTTCAACATCTTGCATTTAGGAACTGAGATTTTGATCCAAgctttaaacttgacttagactTTATAGAGGCAAACACTctgacaaaatttcaaaattgctCTACCAATGTTCACACATATTTTACGAGCTTTACCTAGTATCCTAGGTTTTGACCAAACATGACTCAATTTCAAACTTGTCCTAGATTTGATTTGAGAGAAACACTGACCAAGTGACATGAAGATGGATAAAAAATGTGACCTCTACATCATTCACATGTTTTTTCCAGGATTTCAGAGTGACCATATTTTTAACCCTTAATGAcacagttttgaaatttatcTAGATATCACTGAGGCAAAGATCACATaaaaatgtgacctctagaatattaacatgtatgttttcaagaTTCACCAAGTGCCAATGTTTTTTGAGCCCATGTGACAAAATTTCAAAAGTGAACtagattttaaagctgcactctcactgattatCAGAcagttttgacatgtttttattttttagtctcagaatcagctgattttttcaattcagtcatataagataacttgCAGTAGAACATATCTcaaatgtttggaaaactgtGCAAAATTtcgtttttcttaaagcgttagtaacgatTTTAGccttaaaacaaattttcaaatgtaaatatgaacaactgcaatctgatcttttgtcagcagtcttatatcactggtttcaatcttatatcactggtttcaagatacttttgtaaaaattggctcattcaaagacaaaaactaaataagttttcaaaacgatcaatctgtgagagtgcaactttaaagaaTCAAACATACTCAGCAAGGTTGATGAAGGTCTGATAATTGCTTAGATCTCTAGTGTTAACAAGCAGTGTTGGCATTCAAGTCGATGACAACAGACAATGGCTATGAGCATGGAAGAGCTTAAAATAGGTTTTAAGCATACAAGTGCTTGATTATAATACAAATGGAACTGCTTATTAGTCATTTCAGACCCCCTGTAAAATGCCTTTCTGTCCATCAGCTTTTTATCTGTCAACATTTTGTCTGAACTCTGCTAAAATATGtcattcatattttcatttatgtgcacaaaataaatgaaatcgGTTGGGTAATTCTGGATTTATCGTGAACGGTATTTTGATAGagcattttacaatataacattaaacaatatattttgaaccctgcaaaacatcatttttttaaattttgtattgtgTCAACATTAATGCTCGAAAAGTCTAatagaattattatttaatcaatattgCTGTGGGTTTGCCTGTTCATTAGTGGGTGGATGTCTAGAAGTCATCCACAGTTGAAGAGGAGTACGGTTGTTCTCTGTTCTAAGTGGACGCCGCCTCAGTGCCTCTGCAAATCGGTTTAAATGGGTTTGTATCCGTGGAACAAAGACGAGGTGTAGCATCATTATGTGTACCTCACTGGTGGGATCCAGGATACCCTCATTTTCTAGGCCGTAGAATATGGCATAGTACAAGCTTGTGACGCCAGCCCACACTTCTCTCCACAACCTTTCAatccttaaacataaacacatgtcaaaatgatttgaaattgCAGTTGTAAAATCATAAATGATGTCAAACTGGCAAAAAGGTACCTTACAATACAGTGGCTATAAGTGAGTAACAATCATTTGAAAAGAGGTAAAAATCAGAAATAATAAGAGTGTCTTAATATGTTTCCTTGCCATGTTTTTGGAAGTACCATAATCTGATATTTATTGGCGTTTGCCTATATATACACAAGATTTCCTTAGCAACAGATTTTATCTTACAAGTGCATGACTTATTCAACAGATATGCAAGACAAACATTTTCAGGATAAATATGCAGGTCAAGGCAATAATTTATGCCCAAAAATGCAGttcattgaaaatttgaaaaaagaaagactATTTCGAAACAATACCATTATCCATGCAAGGTGAAGTAAAATATACCCAGGCTTAGTTCAAAGATTAAAGTAGACAATGTCCCATGCATCTATAATGACATACACATGACTCTTGACAAAGACATGACAGAGTTATTTTAATTCTCTGTGTAATTTATGTTGTGTCACTGAATGCATTTGCCAAGTTTCCTTAATGTTTCAGCATTCATTGTTGACATACTGCACTTATCTTGTATAACGTGGGATGTGACACAACAGGCAGGGATGTAATAGATGGGACACGACAACCAGCATgattcctatatatatataaatagccCCCACTTGACCTTGTAAAGCATAGGTATAATAAGTACAATGTGTCATATACATGACATACCTTTGATTATGAACAGACCTCCCTGCAATAAATGGTCTATTGACTATTGGTTGGTGTTCAACCATGTACTCAGCCACTAAGACATTTTCACCACCCTTGTCAGATCGGACCCTTCTCGGCAAACCAAACTGCTGTACAGCCTCTAAAAAGGCATATAGAACGGTGTCTGCTCTGTTATTATTGCTGACATTCAGATATACTGGGAACCTGGAGTAACCATCTATTCCTCCATGTATAACAAGTCGCCAtctgtaaaacaaatacaaaaagtcATATTCTAAGGAATAGATTGTGCCCTACTGGTTTAAAGttttgtcagtaaaatattTAGCTTTTTAACTCAGAGTTCTTTCGATATAGCAATGTATCTTATTTTTGTTATCCAATACTCATTCTGTATGCACAAAATTGGTTTTTATTTACCAGAACAAGTATGTGAACTTTAAAAAGcatatctttttatatattacCAATTTTTTGTAACTTGAAATTTTGAGCCAAATCTGTTTTCACTTTCATAAGCTTCGAAAAACAATGTGTGTTTCTGCTTTCATAAGAAAAAGATTGTGGCTTGAAAATCAATATGGTGATTggttaaatacattgtatgagACATAAAACAAACCTTATTAACTTGTGGTTTCCATCAATATGCCAAAGGGCTTGAGGACCACTAACAGAGTAAGTTCTTCTCTGTATTCTACATGAAGTCAGGAAAACTTTGCGAAACAAAACCCCACAAGGATCACACTCTCTTACAGCCTGCCTTACTCTTAACTCCTGTACCTTCAATCCTTGTGAAAGAAGAAGACTCTGAATAGTTCTGTACCCAACATTTGGAAAACTGGAACAGAGCTCTTCAACCTCTTGCCTTAAATCATTGTCAGATAAATTGCTATAAGTCTGTCTGATTGACAGGTTGAACTCTTCCATTCTTCTCTCAACTGTTCTCTTACTCACATTTAGTAATTCTGAAATTTCCTTTACTCTCAGTCCGGATTCAATTAGATACTGCAGTGTTTCACCAGGGATATCATATTTTCTACCTTGTCTTTTACAAACTTCTATTTCCGAAATTTCATTCTCTGTTGGTAACTGTTCTAGGATCTGAAGAGCTTCTTGAACAAATACTATACAGCTTCTTATACAAGTTAAGCTGGATAACTGtaacaaatatcttaatatcTCTTGTAGCTCTATAGTAATGTTGAGAGTGCGGGCATTCTCTAAACTCTGAATCACATGCAGTATCTTCTGTCTGCAGAGATCTTTGATGCAGGATAGCTGTTCCTCAACACTGAAAATAcgaataaaaatgttcataatgcATTTTGCTCATGATAAGCAATGTTAAATTATTCAACTGCATTCTAGCGAGAACACTAACTTAACACAAATGTATATAGCTTGTTGAAATGACATGTTGCACTCAAGATCCCACTTTGTAGGTCAAGGCAATATTTAGAGGTGAATGTGAAAAGATGTAAAAGATCATGTCCTTTCTGCAACTTCCTCatgcacttttaaataatttattttcaatgttcacTATGAGATAGTGTGATgtgtatgtaaaacaaattactAAATTTTTGTCCATGCATGCGGAAGTTGGAGCACAGACAAGAACTATTATACTAATTAATTTTGGCAACAAAGCAATAGTTTTCAAAATCATATGGtaacaaaaagcaaataaaattcTGAAAACCTGATTTAtcagttgaaaaatatattcaaaccaTACAGAAAACCCAATTCACATTTGACAAAAACCCTATTAAAAATTAGAAATACCCAATGCATTGAAAAGGCATTGGGTAATACCCAATTCCTGAAAAACCTTATATGTAGCTCTGTCAAGTTATGGTTACCAGTGGcagtcaaaagttaaaaattgcAAACTATTACCATGAATTTAAGTTATTTGactaaaaaatgtttgtacatgttttgccatTTCACCCGTCCATTTGATCCTTGACCTCTGGAGATGGGCCTTGCACacaacatttgtaaaattttTGATTGTGGACAAGtgtaatacaataataatactataCAGAACAACGGTGTCAAGTTGGGGCGGCAACTGCCACTCCAATATTTGGAGGAGCagtgcattttaatgaaaatgtcataaCTATAATTGTGAAAGACTGTTGCTATCCTTTTTACAATAGAATATTGACTTAATTTGGTCATATAAATCATAATTCTTGCTCATATTCTGCCATCAAAGGTACAGTAACTCTcatgtgaaaaaatgaaatttaatctaACCCCAGGATATTTTCTTTCCCTGCTGTGCTTTTTTtccaatatataaataaacttgcGATACTTTACTCCAAAACGAAGTGGGGCCTTGtcctagtcattctaaaatgccctccaggcttttttttttactgatggcctggacggcattttagaatgactaggcCTTGTCCCCTTCCCAATGATGAGGAAAAAACCCTACCCCTGCAACTCTGCACATAGATAATGCACCTATATTTTCACAAGTGGAATCATCAGTATTCATTGCATGTGCCTCTAACACATACACAATTGACTAGAATACTTAGACTACCGAATTTCCGGAATAATAATTATCCGAAAATACATACAACCTTTACTGGCTTTAGGAAAAACGGCAGCCTAgcttaaatcattaaatgatcaTTGTACCCGTTTACAATACAATCGATGTTGGCGATTGGATACTTCTACATACTTCATTGTTGGAAAGAGTCAAGGTCTTCCTATTTCCTTGTCATGTATACTTAATTgttaatgtgttgttgtttgttgttctCCACATGATCGGATTAGTTTTCGTAGTATCAAATTTGTCAACACCGGTTCAGGGAGcggttattattttttacatttttaccaGTTATCCCCCGTCGTTTAAAAGGGCCAATTCTAGCGCACAAAactaattaattttgaaaaactctTAGTGTGCTATGCAAACTGCTGTTTCGAATACATAATACACAATGTCAGCATACGACTAAAATTACCatgatttttgtaaaataaatattgaaatactgtaagaataaaatgtgtatcaaattaattttacaatgcAAATTCAAATAAAGGAAAGAATATTTGAAAGCTagcaaattaaatatctaatcATAGTTTGCATGTTTACAGCCTTAGAACTGAAGTGTAAATTGAATGTTCGCATATTTCAATAAGAACTCGAGTCACGTCAGCAAGTACAACAGCTTAATAACAGCATATTAATCAATAACACAAGTGAGAAACAGCAAAAATGCAATTCTAAAATGCAACATACGAAATGAATTGTATGTTAGAATGTCATAAAGCATAAAGAGTGAACTGGCGGATAATCCCTTCCatacagatttaccgttttgacaactttttttatttttttgtcttggaatgagccaatttttgcgtcagtatcagcaaaccagtgatataagactgctgacaaaagatcaggtcacagagtttcatatttccgttcgaaaattgatgttttatggctaaaagcgttactaacggtctaagaaatgcataaaacatccttttttgaaattaaatatgaaaatctgcgatctgatttttgtcaatagtcatatatcactggtttcaatgCATATTCGCATACATTGGCTCGTTCcatgacaaatataaatataaaagttatcaaaacgtttcTGCacatgtgagagtgcagctttaaagtaaaactattaaataattgggttccttttgacaaatatacacatttatataaactatattttattcttatattttctttaaaacggtGTATAGTAATGTGAATGGAAGATGTTATTACGCTGCAAATGTcacattttaacacattttaactATACTTGATAGCAAACCTTACCTTTTCCCTACAGTATGTGAACAATTTAATGCATATGTCTGTGCCCAAATGATCTTTGATTGCACGCATTTATGCCTTTTGGTTTCGGTGGTAATCCGACAGCCCAGTACATATCACTTTACATGGcttttttacatgaacaaatCCCCATTCATAAATCtccattaaataaaatatgattaaattaaaaaaaaaacacctcaGTATGTGGAATCCCCGCGGATGTCCATGCCGCTAAAAATAAACCACAGTGTAATTGCGAAATGTATAAAATTAACCATTGTCAACCctgtcttatacatgtatatcaaagtaCTGAGAGGTTGGCATGACCTTTGGAGGTTGGAATGTTTGAATGGTATGGAGAACCTTTTCAGAGATTGAACTGATTAAATTTGAGTCTTATACGAAACGTTTTAAGTGAATATCCCAGTAGTTAGAGATCGCCCTGAGTGAATTCCCCAATGGGTACAAACATTCCAAACAGAATCTTGGTATTACAATGTGAGTATTCCAATGGGTAGTGTTTTTGTCCGGTGAAGTCATGCGAGTATCAAACACGCACATAGCAAGTTTACATTCACTTCAAGATTGTAAATACCGACTAAGCTATGATAGGTTTAGATCGGTATCATATCGAGCCATTGAACTGTCTCGCGATTTCTGTACTACCGTCTccaaatttcaaatgttttcgtTGATCTTAATATGCCAGGCCATGTcatatttaattgattaaaatagaCGGTCTATGTTAGCATTCTGCTTTTGCCTGGATACGGAGAAGGACCTGTTACGGCGGAGAACGCCGGAATAGGGAAGGGGAGTTGTGCGTTTATTCAAAATGAAGGGCGGCCctaaagcccccccccccccccccccacactaTCTGTGCGTGGACTACCCTGTTCTCAAGATGGTTCAAGTCCTGACACGTTTTGGCAAAGAATAATTGTTTCAGTTTTACACAGTCGAGTTATAAATCCTCTGTCGTGTTTAATCacttattgtcaaaaatatttgatgTAATACAGTCTTGAATTCAGTACCTCTTATTTGCCTCATTTGCCTAGATGGCTGTAGAAATCTAGGCTATCGTAAAGAAGAAGATCAGCCTGCTGCCTGTTCGTCGTTCTTGAAGAGTTGAAAGTTTCTAGTATATTTGACACACACCCTTTTTCTCAGGACCTGTAGTCCCAGTTTATAAAACAGAATCCTTTTTCCAGTTTTAAATGGTCCTGTTAATGATATGGGTCCAAATTTGTGATCgttttttaaactttacaaacctttttcctaatttaaaacttaagaaataaatccGTCTGGCAAAATCTATACCTGCCAGACATTTTCAAACCATTTCGGAGTTACTCTTCCTTTTCCCTTTTGCCACAAATGAACTGCGGAAACTTGGCTGTGCAAATATAAATAGCACCATAATGAAGGATAGACTTACTGATATGCTGATATTCTACATTTCTATTAACAGTGGTTAACCATGTAAAATTATCGTAGATAGTTAgcctaatgcaccagtcaattgtaaccacgacccccccccccccccccccccaggtccggaggtataccggggatagccggggaaatgggccgtgtttttacctacctttcaggtggccgcgcagtgccgggtgaatgcggtggttttgtcttcgctttaaatatagcggggaatggaccttacctagggtccctggggtgcgggggcatttggcagggattttaccatctgttcgttcccgcagggcagggattttaggcggggttggctggaccgaaagtccccgctattccccggacctggggccgtggttataattgactggtgcataagtaacGAATTTTGTGTAACttgttcatatacatgtacacatagtAAAGAATGTGCGTTTTTAATGACGCTCATATTAAACATAGCACTTTTTGGGCCATGATTACGTACAGTCTCAAGTCCATGTCTacactcagactcagaaaagcatttttataaaggaacaaaaaaatcatatctattccatttttttatattttattttccatttcttttacaaaaaaaaatctataaatactaataaaacattcaaatagtaatgtatttcagcaaattttacCTTCAATGCTACGATAGAAGgaatattacaatgaaatgaagttttgccataatgagtcttgagtctgaactcagacttgagactgttcgtaatcactgccttACATTTCACTCTCCATTTCTAAGAGATGTGTTTCACATAAATATCCTGAGAGGAACCTGTGATTcaagtttgttaaaattgtattcTTTTCCATGTGGTTAAGCAGGTGTTCACATATAATATGTTCAAGTGTCTTACATAGTATAGACGTAATGGACACTGGCCTATAGTTCTCAGCAAGGCGAACGTGCCTCTTTTTTACCTAGTCGTTCGTTAGCAAGCCGCTGTTAGTTGGTAGTTCTTCAGTGTAACATTTGAGATTTTATCTGGACCCAAAACTTTAGATTTGTTCAGTTTAGAGAGCAGTTTCTCGACGCCAGGTGCAGTAATATTTGATGATGAAAGTTCATACTTGTACTGTTTTTCAAGCGCCGGAAGTTATTACTG
Above is a genomic segment from Mya arenaria isolate MELC-2E11 chromosome 2, ASM2691426v1 containing:
- the LOC128217795 gene encoding uncharacterized protein LOC128217795 isoform X1 produces the protein MNVEEQLSCIKDLCRQKILHVIQSLENARTLNITIELQEILRYLLQLSSLTCIRSCIVFVQEALQILEQLPTENEISEIEVCKRQGRKYDIPGETLQYLIESGLRVKEISELLNVSKRTVERRMEEFNLSIRQTYSNLSDNDLRQEVEELCSSFPNVGYRTIQSLLLSQGLKVQELRVRQAVRECDPCGVLFRKVFLTSCRIQRRTYSVSGPQALWHIDGNHKLIRWRLVIHGGIDGYSRFPVYLNVSNNNRADTVLYAFLEAVQQFGLPRRVRSDKGGENVLVAEYMVEHQPIVNRPFIAGRSVHNQRIERLWREVWAGVTSLYYAIFYGLENEGILDPTSEVHIMMLHLVFVPRIQTHLNRFAEALRRRPLRTENNRTPLQLWMTSRHPPTNEQVDTDVYGIDYNPETVLFHQESVEVPATMEIGDDHRQRIQDILQKDSNNLGVDIYKEILEFWTVN
- the LOC128217795 gene encoding uncharacterized protein LOC128217795 isoform X2, with amino-acid sequence MNVEEQLSCIKDLCRQKILHVIQSLENARTLNITIELQEILRYLLQLSSLTCIRSCIVFVQEALQILEQLPTENEISEIEVCKRQGRKYDIPGETLQYLIESGLRVKEISELLNVSKRTVERRMEEFNLSIRQTYSNLSDNDLRQEVEELCSSFPNVGYRTIQSLLLSQGLKVQELRVRQAVRECDPCGVLFRKVFLTSCRIQRRTYSVSGPQALWHIDGNHKLIRWRLVIHGGIDGYSRFPVYLNVSNNNRADTVLYAFLEAVQQFGLPRRVRSDKGGENVLVAEYMVEHQPIVNRPFIAGRSVHNQRIERLWREVWAGVTSLYYAIFYGLENEGILDPTSEVDTDVYGIDYNPETVLFHQESVEVPATMEIGDDHRQRIQDILQKDSNNLGVDIYKEILEFWTVN